A stretch of the Chitinophagaceae bacterium genome encodes the following:
- a CDS encoding aryl-sulfate sulfotransferase: protein MTIRMLQQLFFAAIGVLCLQPAFGQFQYISPMPGTKLHHTETNIILRNGNLIDVSTLKQNLFAVTGSESGKHDVSIKLSDDGKTILLQPTTAFSYNEEITIAVTDGLHTADGKKINGTVFTFQTMPLPSEKTSQRMNDARRHIFEEEFGTAADPESSDTRDLSDWSGGLPPLTIWTNNNPAPGKVFFHNFDFSYQATAHYCIMGNNADSVYGKFDQTKGTGFTINQNGYLTLFNDNFNRFEMLDSNYKVIDKFYSGNGYVTDVHEFIVLPNGHSYLLAYDPQVVDMTIYNPNYNPNAIVVGAIIQELDAEKNVVFQWRSWDHFEITDATHTPLSTSEIDYVHANSIHLEADGVSFLLSSRHMDEVTKISFTTGDIIWRLGGLHNQFAFIGDAQQFSYQHDVRRIANGHLTLFDNGNYHFPAKSAAKEYILNEVDKTAKLTWKYERNVTGSSSAMGSVQRLPNGNTFICWGLVYSTVFPSVTEVTPEGNIVWEMRLDPEFNDGIYRSHRFEWTPCARPSASGMKSLNVTTVSAKLKWLNATNALSYVVQYKPASTGTWITKPCNNKSVTISGLTPNTTYDWQVRSVCAAPNPLSSVYSVKKKFTTLPQKLSDENVDMKIEVFPNPSSDYVNIELELQQSGTLLINVFNMMGQQELTRQWETTAGNNSLVMDVSEWPRGIYFVEATIGDEKKVSKITVE from the coding sequence ATGACTATCAGAATGCTACAACAGCTTTTTTTTGCCGCAATCGGTGTGCTTTGTCTCCAACCGGCTTTCGGGCAATTTCAATATATCTCACCAATGCCAGGCACAAAATTGCATCATACCGAAACCAATATTATTCTCCGCAATGGAAATCTTATTGATGTATCAACACTGAAGCAGAACCTGTTTGCTGTAACAGGTTCAGAAAGCGGAAAGCATGATGTTTCCATTAAACTATCAGATGATGGAAAAACAATACTTCTTCAACCAACTACAGCCTTCAGTTATAATGAAGAAATTACCATCGCGGTAACGGATGGTCTTCATACTGCTGATGGAAAAAAAATAAACGGAACTGTTTTTACTTTTCAAACGATGCCTTTGCCTTCAGAGAAAACATCGCAACGAATGAACGATGCCCGCCGTCATATTTTTGAAGAGGAATTTGGCACGGCTGCAGATCCGGAGAGCAGCGATACGCGCGACCTTTCTGATTGGTCAGGTGGCCTGCCTCCGCTTACTATTTGGACCAATAATAATCCGGCTCCCGGAAAAGTGTTTTTTCACAATTTTGATTTCAGTTATCAGGCAACAGCGCACTATTGCATCATGGGCAATAATGCGGACTCAGTGTATGGAAAATTTGATCAAACCAAAGGAACAGGATTCACCATTAACCAGAATGGATACCTGACGTTGTTCAACGACAATTTCAACCGGTTCGAAATGCTGGATTCAAATTATAAGGTAATTGACAAATTTTATTCTGGCAACGGATATGTAACTGATGTGCATGAATTCATTGTGCTGCCGAATGGACATTCTTATCTTTTAGCGTATGACCCGCAAGTTGTTGACATGACAATTTATAATCCGAATTATAATCCGAATGCTATTGTGGTCGGCGCAATTATTCAGGAGTTGGATGCGGAAAAAAATGTAGTCTTTCAGTGGAGAAGCTGGGATCATTTTGAAATCACAGATGCTACGCATACGCCATTGTCAACCAGTGAAATTGATTATGTGCACGCAAATTCCATTCATCTTGAAGCGGACGGAGTAAGTTTCCTGCTCTCCTCGCGGCATATGGATGAGGTGACAAAGATCAGTTTCACTACCGGTGATATTATCTGGCGCCTGGGAGGGTTGCACAACCAGTTTGCTTTTATCGGAGATGCGCAGCAATTTTCTTATCAGCATGATGTGCGAAGGATTGCCAATGGGCACCTGACACTTTTTGACAATGGCAATTACCACTTCCCGGCAAAAAGTGCAGCGAAGGAATATATTTTGAATGAAGTGGATAAAACAGCAAAACTTACCTGGAAGTATGAACGTAATGTTACCGGCAGCAGCTCGGCTATGGGAAGCGTTCAGCGATTGCCAAATGGTAATACTTTCATTTGCTGGGGTTTGGTGTACAGCACTGTGTTTCCAAGTGTAACCGAGGTTACTCCGGAAGGTAACATTGTCTGGGAGATGCGATTGGATCCGGAATTTAATGATGGCATTTATCGCTCCCATCGTTTTGAGTGGACTCCCTGCGCGCGACCCTCAGCTTCCGGCATGAAGTCATTAAATGTCACCACTGTTTCTGCAAAATTGAAATGGCTAAATGCAACCAATGCGCTTTCTTATGTAGTGCAATATAAACCTGCTTCCACAGGAACATGGATTACCAAGCCCTGCAACAATAAATCCGTAACCATCTCGGGCTTAACTCCCAACACAACATATGACTGGCAGGTGCGGTCTGTTTGTGCAGCACCTAATCCACTTTCATCCGTTTATTCAGTAAAGAAAAAGTTTACCACGCTGCCTCAAAAGTTATCCGATGAAAATGTTGATATGAAAATTGAAGTGTTTCCTAATCCTTCCAGTGATTATGTGAATATTGAATTGGAGCTTCAGCAGAGTGGAACATTGCTAATCAATGTTTTTAATATGATGGGACAACAAGAACTTACCCGGCAATGGGAAACCACAGCAGGTAATAATAGCCTTGTGATGGATGTCAGCGAATGGCCACGTGGAATTTACTTTGTTGAAGCTACGATTGGAGATGAAAAGAAAGTGAGCAAAATTACCGTAGAGTGA
- a CDS encoding phosphohydrolase: protein MKKTTPIVQKASEYVFNLLREKLPANHIYHNFIHTSEVVEAATEIAEGIEIPKEEAEIILLAAWFHDTGFTEIYAGHEEKSKEIAVRFLTENLYAAEKIEKIKGCIDATRYPQKPTNLLEYVLCDADLSGIASKKYFESANFLRQEQELVLNKKYTDLEWIKLEIEFLTHHQFHTPYCYLSFEKRKINHILELKKMMEELEDTEAKQKTKTSKREEEKAAKENRPERGIETVFRLTLNNHMNLWKTADDKANFLLAINSIMLVFALVNVIVVPELTISFLMLVPVGILLLFCLLSIIFTILSMQPKHYSGNTTVEDIEKKSANLMFFGNFQKMKPEEFNWGFKEMMKDSEFLYGSMIRELYCLGKILSAKNSLLRTAYALFMWGIIITVITYVAVYSYVFLNFFNW from the coding sequence ATGAAAAAGACAACACCAATAGTGCAAAAGGCTTCGGAATATGTTTTCAATCTATTGCGCGAGAAGTTGCCGGCTAATCATATCTATCACAATTTCATTCATACATCGGAAGTAGTGGAAGCCGCTACTGAGATTGCAGAAGGGATTGAAATTCCAAAAGAAGAAGCTGAAATAATATTATTGGCGGCCTGGTTTCACGATACCGGCTTCACGGAAATATATGCAGGTCATGAAGAGAAGAGCAAAGAAATAGCGGTGCGATTTCTCACGGAGAATTTATATGCTGCTGAAAAAATTGAAAAAATTAAAGGCTGTATTGATGCCACCAGGTACCCGCAAAAACCGACTAACCTGTTGGAGTATGTTTTGTGTGATGCGGACCTTTCGGGAATAGCAAGTAAAAAATATTTTGAGAGCGCAAATTTTCTCCGGCAGGAACAGGAACTGGTGTTGAATAAAAAATACACGGATCTGGAATGGATTAAGCTGGAGATAGAATTTCTTACACATCATCAATTCCACACGCCCTATTGTTATCTATCATTTGAAAAAAGGAAAATCAATCATATCCTCGAGTTAAAAAAGATGATGGAGGAGTTGGAGGACACTGAAGCGAAGCAGAAAACCAAAACGAGCAAGAGAGAAGAAGAAAAAGCGGCCAAAGAAAATCGACCTGAAAGAGGCATTGAAACTGTTTTCCGGTTAACGTTAAATAATCACATGAATCTCTGGAAAACCGCGGATGATAAGGCTAATTTCTTACTGGCGATCAATAGTATTATGCTGGTCTTTGCATTGGTTAACGTAATAGTTGTACCGGAATTAACTATCAGCTTTTTGATGCTTGTGCCTGTAGGCATACTGTTACTGTTTTGTTTGCTTTCAATTATTTTTACGATTCTTTCCATGCAGCCAAAGCATTATTCTGGAAATACAACGGTAGAAGATATTGAGAAGAAAAGCGCTAACCTGATGTTTTTTGGCAACTTTCAGAAAATGAAGCCGGAAGAATTTAACTGGGGTTTTAAGGAGATGATGAAGGACAGCGAATTTCTATATGGAAGCATGATTCGCGAACTTTATTGTCTGGGAAAAATTTTAAGTGCAAAAAATTCCCTGTTGAGAACTGCTTATGCATTATTCATGTGGGGAATTATTATTACAGTAATAACCTATGTAGCCGTCTACAGCTATGTTTTTCTGAATTTCTTCAATTGGTAG
- a CDS encoding histidine phosphatase family protein produces MKNLILVRHAKSSWKDTLLNDHDRTLNKRGERDAPFMAKVLKKRKVTPDLIVTSTATRALSTAKIFAAELEYKKQLIEQSKHLYLADLDALMEFVTLLPDEKSTVAIFGHNPGITWLVNFFSVTVIENMPTCGICSLRFSVNNWKEVSAKEGQLLFFEFPKLYFKDSDD; encoded by the coding sequence ATGAAGAATTTAATATTGGTGCGACATGCGAAATCAAGCTGGAAGGATACGCTTCTTAACGACCATGATCGCACATTAAATAAGCGTGGCGAACGGGATGCGCCGTTTATGGCTAAGGTTTTAAAGAAAAGAAAGGTTACACCTGATCTGATAGTAACCAGCACTGCAACAAGAGCGCTTTCAACTGCAAAAATATTTGCCGCGGAACTGGAATATAAAAAGCAACTTATAGAACAGAGCAAGCACTTATATCTTGCTGACCTGGATGCACTGATGGAATTTGTAACATTGTTGCCTGATGAGAAAAGTACTGTGGCAATCTTCGGTCACAATCCGGGAATTACATGGCTTGTTAATTTTTTCTCCGTAACAGTTATCGAAAATATGCCAACCTGTGGCATCTGCAGTCTACGTTTTTCCGTCAATAACTGGAAAGAGGTGAGCGCTAAAGAAGGCCAGCTTCTGTTTTTTGAATTCCCAAAATTGTATTTTAAAGATTCTGACGATTAG
- a CDS encoding phage holin family protein produces the protein MNFLVKILISGLAVLITAYLLPGVDVDGMLGAVIVAAVLAVLDAIIKPLMIILTLPVTIVTLGLFLLVINAFVILLASKIVPGFKVDGFWWALLFSIILSIISSVFEGMAKNNK, from the coding sequence ATGAATTTCCTTGTTAAAATATTAATCAGTGGTTTGGCAGTTCTTATTACGGCCTATTTGCTTCCAGGGGTGGATGTAGACGGAATGCTCGGAGCTGTGATAGTAGCTGCAGTGCTGGCTGTGCTCGATGCAATTATCAAACCGCTGATGATCATTCTTACGCTGCCTGTAACCATCGTTACACTCGGATTATTTTTGCTCGTAATTAATGCTTTTGTCATCCTGCTTGCCAGCAAAATTGTTCCGGGTTTTAAGGTAGATGGATTTTGGTGGGCGCTTTTGTTCTCTATTATTCTTTCCATCATCAGTTCAGTTTTTGAAGGAATGGCAAAGAATAACAAATAG
- a CDS encoding DNA polymerase III subunit gamma/tau: protein MENFIVSARKYRPARFEDVIGQPQVTNTLKNAIRTNQLAQAFLFCGPRGVGKTTCARILAKAVNCENITADFEPCNECPACEAFNHNASFNIHELDAASNNSVEDIRALIEQVRFAPQTGKKKIYIIDEVHMLSQQAFNAFLKTLEEPPPYAIFILATTEKHKIIPTILSRCQIFDFNRIKTEDMVKHLAAIAKKEDIAAEEDALHIIAQKADGALRDALSMFDRISIFANRKIQYAATVENLNILDYDYFFKLTDYFLATDTSSTLLTYNQVLQKGFDGENFLAGLSDHFRDLLVAKDAATQVLMDFSENIRKRYVQQAAYTPAAFLISALAILNDADLQYKASKNKRLCVELALIRLCHLQQVIDLINEPVAGVKKKSLKADEEIITASGETITAFPIASKEDPVIVTAEKKAEAKKPVKTGSSVRLTSLDSIKKELLERPKEEEQQPLKPMEEAVFDEIDNYAFQQVWKSYLKIIEGEKKQVILKILEAFPPEIVGNKTVLIRVGTESYLNTLNGEREEMYYFLKKELDKKAIDLVIQVDKQKSRAESSRKPYTTGEKFNHMLKKNPKLQDLKDRLKLELDY from the coding sequence ATGGAAAATTTCATTGTATCAGCCCGAAAGTATCGCCCCGCACGATTTGAAGATGTGATTGGTCAGCCACAGGTTACCAACACGTTAAAGAATGCTATTCGTACCAATCAACTGGCGCAGGCTTTTCTATTCTGTGGTCCTCGTGGCGTTGGTAAAACCACCTGCGCAAGAATTCTTGCAAAGGCAGTGAACTGCGAAAACATCACTGCTGATTTTGAACCATGCAATGAATGCCCGGCCTGTGAAGCATTTAACCACAATGCTTCCTTCAATATTCATGAACTCGATGCTGCTTCAAATAATTCAGTAGAAGATATAAGAGCATTAATTGAACAGGTTCGTTTTGCCCCGCAAACCGGAAAGAAAAAAATATACATCATTGATGAGGTGCACATGCTTTCACAACAGGCTTTCAATGCCTTTTTGAAAACACTGGAAGAGCCCCCGCCATATGCTATTTTCATTCTTGCTACTACCGAGAAGCACAAGATCATTCCAACTATTTTGTCGCGTTGTCAGATTTTCGATTTCAACCGTATCAAAACGGAAGACATGGTTAAGCATCTCGCAGCAATAGCTAAAAAAGAAGACATTGCTGCAGAAGAAGATGCTTTGCACATTATCGCGCAGAAAGCGGATGGTGCTTTGCGCGACGCATTGTCGATGTTTGACAGGATCAGTATTTTTGCCAATCGGAAAATTCAATATGCTGCAACAGTTGAAAATCTGAACATTCTCGATTACGATTATTTTTTCAAGCTAACAGATTATTTTCTTGCAACTGATACATCATCTACGCTGCTTACCTATAACCAGGTGCTTCAAAAGGGATTTGACGGAGAAAATTTTCTCGCAGGATTATCTGATCATTTCCGGGATTTGCTGGTTGCCAAAGACGCGGCCACACAGGTGTTGATGGACTTTTCAGAAAATATCCGTAAAAGATATGTTCAGCAGGCAGCTTATACTCCTGCAGCATTTCTTATTTCAGCTCTTGCAATTCTTAATGATGCGGATTTGCAATATAAGGCCAGCAAAAATAAAAGGCTGTGCGTTGAGCTCGCACTCATTCGGCTTTGTCATTTACAACAGGTGATTGACCTGATTAATGAACCGGTTGCCGGAGTAAAAAAAAAATCCCTGAAGGCAGATGAAGAAATAATAACTGCTTCGGGCGAAACTATTACCGCATTTCCTATAGCAAGTAAGGAAGATCCTGTTATTGTTACTGCTGAAAAAAAAGCGGAAGCTAAAAAACCTGTAAAAACCGGTTCATCAGTCCGGCTTACCTCGCTCGATAGTATCAAGAAGGAACTTCTTGAACGACCAAAAGAAGAAGAGCAACAGCCGTTGAAACCAATGGAGGAAGCGGTATTTGATGAGATTGATAATTATGCTTTTCAACAGGTCTGGAAAAGTTATCTGAAGATTATTGAAGGTGAAAAAAAGCAGGTGATCCTGAAAATACTGGAAGCTTTTCCTCCTGAAATAGTCGGTAATAAGACGGTGCTCATCAGGGTTGGTACAGAATCATATCTCAATACTTTAAATGGGGAAAGAGAAGAAATGTATTATTTCCTGAAAAAGGAATTGGATAAAAAGGCGATTGACCTGGTGATACAGGTTGATAAGCAAAAGTCAAGGGCTGAGTCTTCGCGGAAGCCATATACCACCGGTGAAAAATTCAACCACATGCTGAAGAAGAATCCGAAGTTGCAGGATTTAAAGGACCGGCTGAAACTGGAGCTTGATTATTAA
- a CDS encoding pyruvate dehydrogenase complex dihydrolipoamide acetyltransferase produces the protein MADVVRMPKMSDTMTEGVIVAWHKKVGDKVKSGDLLAEIETDKAVMEFESFQEGTLLYIGPGKGASIKVDEVIAVIGKDGEDYKSLLESAGNGVVESKPEGGEKEVAAKKEDVAKKEEAIVTEKQAPVSADNKVDGDKESGRIKASPLAKKIASESGVSISQIKGSGDEGRIVKRDVEKFITAGTDGGSKSVPFVAIGSESFEEVPVSQMRKTIARRLAESKFSAPHFYLTMEINMDRSVEARSALNENFPDKKISFNDIIIKAAALALKKNPKVNASWLTDKIRYNHHVHVGMAVAVEEGLLVPVIKFADQKSLSQISEEARAFAGKAKEKKLQPEEMQGNTFTISNLGMMDIDQFTAIINPPDACIMAIGKIKKIPVVLNDQVKISSMLTVTLSCDHRVVDGATGARFLQTLKAYLENPLSMLY, from the coding sequence ATGGCTGATGTAGTACGCATGCCCAAGATGAGCGATACGATGACAGAAGGAGTGATCGTGGCGTGGCACAAGAAGGTGGGTGATAAAGTGAAGTCTGGTGATCTGCTTGCGGAAATTGAAACCGATAAAGCGGTGATGGAGTTTGAAAGTTTCCAGGAAGGAACATTGCTATACATCGGCCCGGGAAAAGGTGCATCAATAAAGGTTGATGAAGTAATAGCTGTAATCGGAAAGGACGGCGAGGACTATAAATCGTTGCTTGAATCTGCGGGAAATGGTGTTGTTGAATCAAAACCTGAAGGCGGAGAAAAAGAAGTTGCTGCGAAGAAAGAAGACGTTGCGAAAAAGGAAGAAGCTATTGTAACAGAAAAGCAAGCACCGGTTTCTGCTGATAATAAAGTTGATGGTGATAAAGAATCAGGACGTATCAAAGCGTCACCACTTGCCAAAAAAATTGCCAGTGAATCGGGCGTTTCTATTTCTCAAATAAAAGGTTCAGGAGACGAAGGCCGCATTGTAAAACGTGATGTAGAAAAGTTTATCACTGCAGGTACTGATGGAGGAAGCAAGTCTGTTCCATTTGTTGCAATTGGATCAGAGTCATTCGAAGAAGTGCCGGTTTCACAGATGCGTAAAACAATCGCGCGTCGTTTGGCGGAAAGCAAGTTCAGCGCGCCGCATTTTTATCTTACCATGGAAATCAATATGGATCGGAGTGTAGAAGCGCGTTCTGCACTCAATGAAAATTTTCCTGATAAGAAAATTTCTTTCAACGATATCATTATCAAAGCCGCTGCGCTGGCACTGAAGAAAAATCCTAAGGTGAATGCAAGCTGGCTGACGGATAAGATCCGGTACAATCACCATGTGCACGTCGGTATGGCCGTAGCAGTGGAAGAAGGTTTGCTCGTGCCTGTAATTAAATTTGCCGATCAGAAATCATTATCGCAGATTAGTGAGGAAGCCCGCGCCTTCGCCGGAAAAGCAAAAGAAAAGAAATTACAACCTGAAGAAATGCAGGGCAACACATTCACAATTTCCAACCTGGGAATGATGGATATTGATCAGTTCACAGCCATCATCAATCCGCCGGATGCATGCATTATGGCGATCGGAAAAATTAAAAAAATTCCTGTAGTGTTAAATGATCAGGTTAAGATTAGCAGCATGCTTACAGTAACACTCTCCTGTGATCACCGGGTAGTGGATGGAGCAACAGGTGCAAGATTTCTGCAAACGTTAAAAGCATACCTGGAAAATCCGCTCAGCATGTTGTATTAA
- a CDS encoding T9SS type A sorting domain-containing protein, which produces MTQKILLSLLAFTITAGIIGSSLNTATSNGSGAPSGNTGSPSDNKTCAQNNCHPGTATAIFDVITSNVPLEGYEPGSTYTITATVTDPSLVKFGFEISPQSSTGTILGTMALIDANKTKFTTTSNKYITHKSGGTSFPGHTATWSFSWTAPIAGTGAVTFYGAFNFSNNNNNTSGDVIHTSTLTIPESFGVGIDETGDLAAFNIYPNPAANEVHLTYSLDQPQQVVVSLFSLSGKMIGVLQNESQASGIYHPSFPMEGYAKGVYILELQAGEKSVSRKIIKL; this is translated from the coding sequence ATGACCCAAAAAATACTTCTCAGTCTACTTGCATTTACCATCACTGCAGGAATCATCGGCAGTTCATTAAACACTGCAACGAGCAACGGTTCGGGGGCACCATCCGGGAATACCGGTTCACCAAGCGATAATAAGACATGCGCTCAAAACAATTGCCATCCGGGAACCGCTACAGCTATATTTGATGTAATTACTTCAAATGTGCCATTAGAAGGTTATGAGCCCGGAAGTACTTATACAATCACAGCCACCGTTACAGATCCTTCTTTGGTTAAGTTCGGATTTGAAATTTCTCCTCAAAGCAGCACAGGAACCATTTTAGGCACGATGGCTTTGATCGATGCCAACAAAACAAAGTTTACCACTACCTCCAATAAATACATTACTCATAAAAGTGGCGGAACAAGTTTCCCCGGGCATACTGCTACCTGGAGTTTTTCATGGACAGCACCGATTGCCGGAACCGGTGCCGTAACTTTTTATGGCGCATTTAATTTTTCCAACAACAATAACAACACCAGTGGAGATGTAATTCATACTTCCACACTCACGATACCGGAATCATTTGGCGTTGGAATTGACGAAACAGGCGATCTTGCGGCATTTAATATTTATCCCAATCCGGCTGCGAATGAGGTTCATCTTACCTATTCGCTCGATCAACCACAGCAGGTTGTTGTTTCATTGTTCAGCTTATCAGGAAAAATGATCGGTGTACTACAGAATGAATCACAAGCTTCAGGCATTTACCATCCGTCTTTTCCTATGGAAGGATATGCAAAAGGTGTTTACATCCTGGAATTACAAGCCGGAGAAAAATCGGTTTCCAGAAAAATCATAAAACTTTAA
- a CDS encoding T9SS type A sorting domain-containing protein, whose translation MKKKLLFFAITCLIGSGIVSVSLNSAKSYPDGAPSSVAGAPNDNNKTCAKSGCHPGTATAIFDVITSDVPVTGYVPGDTYTITATVTDPALVKFGFEITPQSATGSLLGTMALSDAVKTKFTSSSNKYITHTTNGTSFPDHTGTWSFNWTAPAAGTGDVTFYGAFDFSNNNGGTSGDVTYSSTLTIPEAFGVGINEVVEINSLTVFPNPATDHVIITYYLKQQQPVTISLYDIAGKRISQLTNETQQAGTYNISYPLDKIESGLYVVRLETGKQSFSRKVVKL comes from the coding sequence ATGAAAAAGAAACTACTTTTTTTTGCAATTACCTGTTTGATCGGATCCGGCATTGTAAGCGTTTCGCTAAATTCTGCTAAAAGCTATCCGGACGGTGCTCCATCATCAGTTGCAGGTGCTCCCAATGATAATAATAAGACCTGCGCAAAAAGCGGTTGCCATCCCGGAACCGCGACAGCAATATTTGACGTGATCACTTCTGACGTTCCGGTAACCGGCTATGTTCCCGGCGATACCTATACGATAACTGCCACTGTTACAGATCCTGCGCTTGTGAAATTTGGTTTTGAGATTACACCGCAAAGTGCTACCGGAAGTTTGCTGGGAACAATGGCACTTTCAGATGCTGTAAAAACCAAGTTTACGAGCAGCTCAAATAAATACATTACGCATACCACCAATGGAACAAGTTTTCCGGATCATACAGGAACGTGGTCATTTAACTGGACAGCACCGGCTGCAGGCACCGGCGACGTAACTTTTTATGGCGCATTTGATTTTTCAAACAATAATGGCGGCACAAGCGGAGATGTAACTTATTCATCAACACTAACGATACCGGAAGCTTTTGGTGTAGGCATAAATGAGGTGGTTGAAATTAACTCATTAACTGTATTTCCCAATCCTGCTACTGACCATGTCATCATAACTTATTATTTAAAGCAACAACAACCCGTAACTATTTCATTATATGACATAGCAGGAAAACGGATAAGTCAACTTACAAATGAAACACAACAGGCCGGAACTTATAACATTTCATATCCACTTGATAAAATTGAATCAGGTCTATATGTAGTGCGACTTGAAACAGGCAAGCAATCCTTTTCACGAAAAGTTGTAAAACTTTAA
- a CDS encoding T9SS type A sorting domain-containing protein — MKNKLLSIMIACVVATGIISATFITATSYPDGAPSTVTGSPGDANKTCTKSGCHSGTATTMLNAMTSTIPASGYVPGTTYTVTASITDPSIVRFGFEISPQSITGTLLGTMALTNTVKTKFTSSNNKYITHTTSGNSWTGHTATWSFDWTAPAAGTGAVTFYGAFMYANNNGGTSGDIVKTSTYTVQEAVSACNVSVSPASGTICKGKKQTLTASGATTYTWAPATGLDVTTGAVVSAKPTTTTTYTVTGDGGACSKTVTITVNAAPTATISAGACSAGSVLLTRGGTPTTGVTYKWLKDGVNISGATNSTYLATLAGSYTVKVTITATGCNKTSKATAVTINCKLGEEATLAAAAYPNPFTHSVIINIGSVSNEKTTVKLMDLSGRTLHEYNGIDPSVPLAINEDLSPGIYFVRVEQGALQQTIKIVKSE, encoded by the coding sequence ATGAAAAACAAATTACTTTCCATTATGATTGCCTGTGTAGTTGCCACCGGAATCATAAGCGCCACGTTTATTACCGCAACAAGCTATCCCGACGGCGCTCCGTCAACAGTTACAGGTTCGCCCGGCGATGCAAACAAAACCTGCACGAAGAGCGGGTGTCATTCGGGAACTGCTACCACCATGCTGAATGCCATGACCTCAACGATTCCTGCTTCAGGTTATGTGCCGGGTACAACTTATACTGTTACGGCAAGTATAACAGATCCATCCATTGTACGGTTTGGATTTGAAATTTCACCGCAGAGCATCACCGGTACTCTTTTAGGTACAATGGCATTGACAAATACTGTGAAGACCAAGTTTACAAGCAGTAATAACAAATACATTACACACACTACTTCAGGAAACAGTTGGACCGGTCATACGGCTACGTGGTCATTTGACTGGACTGCACCAGCAGCAGGAACCGGTGCGGTAACATTTTATGGCGCATTTATGTATGCAAATAACAATGGAGGTACGAGCGGAGACATCGTAAAAACATCAACCTACACAGTGCAGGAAGCCGTTTCTGCGTGTAATGTTTCAGTTAGTCCGGCATCAGGAACCATTTGCAAAGGGAAAAAGCAAACACTTACTGCAAGCGGCGCCACTACTTATACCTGGGCTCCGGCTACCGGATTGGATGTAACCACTGGTGCTGTTGTTTCAGCGAAGCCTACCACCACTACTACCTACACTGTTACCGGTGATGGTGGCGCATGTAGCAAAACCGTTACGATAACCGTAAATGCTGCACCCACTGCCACTATATCAGCAGGTGCCTGTTCAGCAGGTAGTGTACTGTTGACAAGAGGAGGAACTCCAACTACAGGCGTTACTTACAAATGGTTGAAGGACGGCGTTAATATAAGCGGAGCAACCAATAGCACTTATCTCGCTACGTTGGCTGGTTCTTATACTGTAAAAGTTACGATCACTGCTACAGGTTGCAACAAAACTTCCAAAGCAACTGCCGTAACTATTAATTGCAAGCTTGGAGAAGAGGCCACGCTCGCTGCAGCCGCTTATCCAAATCCATTCACGCATTCAGTTATTATAAACATAGGGTCAGTTTCCAATGAAAAAACTACCGTGAAACTCATGGATCTCAGCGGAAGAACACTGCATGAATATAACGGCATTGATCCTTCTGTTCCATTAGCAATTAATGAAGATTTGTCTCCCGGAATATACTTTGTTAGAGTTGAACAAGGTGCACTTCAGCAGACAATTAAAATTGTAAAATCAGAATAA